One region of Oryzias latipes chromosome 6, ASM223467v1 genomic DNA includes:
- the LOC101175394 gene encoding uncharacterized protein LOC101175394, whose protein sequence is MGAETFVAVCVLAGFLSKGLSLPVARETQNANHKRMGRKADLALQSGFDLLQSLDSRLENLVKVQLETNEVETQTALSLDAASNQTASDAASNQTASDAASNQTAKVDQGVSQPL, encoded by the exons ATGGGAGCTGAGACGTTTGTGGCTGTTTGTGTTCTGGCTGGTTTCCTCAGCAAAG GTTTAAGCTTACCAGTTGCTAGAGAAACCCAGAATGCAAACCATAAAAGGATGGGAAGAAAAGCTG ATTTGGCTTTACAGAGCGGCTTTGATCTCCTACAGTCACTGGATTCCAGGTTGGAAAATCTGGTTAAAG taCAACTGGAAACCAATGAGGTGGAAACTCAAACGGCGCTCAGTCtagacgccgccagcaaccagactgcgtccgacgccgccagcaaccagactgcgtccgacgccgccagcaaccagactgc gaaagtggaCCAGGGAGTCTCTCAGCCGCTTTGA
- the LOC100049343 gene encoding uncharacterized protein LOC100049343 precursor (The RefSeq protein has 1 non-frameshifting indel compared to this genomic sequence), whose translation MAAGFLISRFLLIFVLSELKYSSVFPSVGSWGSFQVTFDPGFHHHHKPTNPLMNYWLKLKELPNLWHHTRNKPLCCDGDSKVPRHPVKPPVPICEPTNQGPDCPVKHGPTHPEPKWPIVSHGPSHHHLHWPFFRVLHGLLCHQHPCPHAHSHAYDDDRCSAHQHPRHCGKHKHHHGPVFYHPHHGPGHHHHHHHHNHQQQVKVPPHGCEPHSKLCS comes from the exons ATGGCTGCTGGGTTCCTGATTAGCAG GTTTCTGCTGATTTTTGTGTTGAGTGAACTAAAGTACTCATCGGTTTTTCCATCAG TTGGGAGTTGGGGGAGTTTTCAGGTAACGTTCGACCCTGGCTTTCACCATCACCACAAACCCACTAATCCATTGATGAATTACTGGTTAAAACTTAAGGAGTTGCCAAATCTTTGGCACCACACACGGAACAAACCGCTGTGTTGTGATGGTGACTCAAAGGTGCCTCGCCATCCTGTCAAGCCTCCAGTCCCAATCTGTGAACCAACAAACCAGGGACCAGACTGTCCTGTGAAACACGGCCCAACCCATCCTGAACCAAAGTGGCCCATCGTCAGTCATGGTCCATCCCATCACCACTTGCACTGGCCTTTCTTTCGTGTCCTGCATGGACTTCTCTGTCACCAGCACCCTTGTCCTCATGCCCACAGCCACGCCTACGATGATGACCGCTGTTCTGCACATCAGCATCCTCGCCACtgtggaaaacacaaacaccacCATGGGCCTGTATTCTACCACCCTCACCATGGGCCtggacatcatcatcatcaccacaaCCACCAGCAGCAGGTCAAGGTCCCCCCGCATGGCTGTGAACCTCACAGTAAATTATGTTCATGA
- the LOC100049343 gene encoding uncharacterized protein LOC100049343 isoform X1: MAAGFLISRFLLIFVLSELKYSSVFPSVGSWGSFQELPNLWHHTRNKPLCCDGDSKVPRHPVKPPVPICEPTNQGPDCPVKHGPTHPEPKWPIVSHGPSHHHLHWPFFRVLHGLLCHQHPCPHAHSHAYDDDRCSAHQHPRHCGKHKHHHGPVFYHPHHGPGHHHHHHNHQQQVKVPPHGCEPHSKLCS, from the exons ATGGCTGCTGGGTTCCTGATTAGCAG GTTTCTGCTGATTTTTGTGTTGAGTGAACTAAAGTACTCATCGGTTTTTCCATCAG TTGGGAGTTGGGGGAGTTTTCAG GAGTTGCCAAATCTTTGGCACCACACACGGAACAAACCGCTGTGTTGTGATGGTGACTCAAAGGTGCCTCGCCATCCTGTCAAGCCTCCAGTCCCAATCTGTGAACCAACAAACCAGGGACCAGACTGTCCTGTGAAACACGGCCCAACCCATCCTGAACCAAAGTGGCCCATCGTCAGTCATGGTCCATCCCATCACCACTTGCACTGGCCTTTCTTTCGTGTCCTGCATGGACTTCTCTGTCACCAGCACCCTTGTCCTCATGCCCACAGCCACGCCTACGATGATGACCGCTGTTCTGCACATCAGCATCCTCGCCACtgtggaaaacacaaacaccacCATGGGCCTGTATTCTACCACCCTCACCATGGGCCtggacatcatcatcatcaccacaaCCACCAGCAGCAGGTCAAGGTCCCCCCGCATGGCTGTGAACCTCACAGTAAATTATGTTCATGA